The Carassius carassius chromosome 34, fCarCar2.1, whole genome shotgun sequence genome has a segment encoding these proteins:
- the LOC132115318 gene encoding nuclear receptor subfamily 2 group C member 2-like isoform X1 — protein MTTNVEVLAQQILTTEQGLEVHSSASDSSVMSSSPQRIQIISTDPSVTTPQRIQIVTEQQSGQKIQIVTALDSTVPKQQFILAAPDGSSAGKVLLASPEGTSAKQLIFATADSLVPGRIQFVTDAVSVERLLGKGADMSRAQPIEYCVVCGDKASGRHYGAVSCEGCKGFFKRSVRKSLTYSCRSNQDCVVNKHHRNRCQFCRLRKCLEMGMKMESVQSERKPIDLPREKPANCAASTEKIYIRKDLRSPLIATPTFISEKDASRSRLLDSGMLVNIQQPLIQADGTLLLATDKAESGQGDLGTLANVVTSLANLNDTVNNGEMTDSQLEESPSEITRAFDTLAKALNPSEAAEGQRLSEVDGVGGATIQVISRDQISPLIEVEGPLLTDTHISFKLTMPSPMPEYLNVHYICESASRLLFLSMHWARSIPAFLALGQECNTALVRACWNELFILGLAQCAQIMSLSTILAAIVNHLQSSIQDVDKLSSERIKLVMEHIWKLQEFCNSMAKLQTDGYEYAYLKAMVLFSPDHPGLSSCSQIEKFQEKAQMELQDYVQKTYPDDTYRLARILLRLPALRLISSSITEELFFTGLIGNVPIDSIIPYILKMETADYNSQITGPSV, from the exons ATGACAACTAATGTGgaggtgctggctcagcagataTTGACCACTGAGCAGGGTTTAGAG gTACACTCATCTGCCTCAGACAGCTCAGTGATGAGCTCCTCTCCCCAGCGCATTCAGATCATCTCCACTGACCCCTCTGTCACAACCCCTCAGAGAATACAG ATAGTCACTGAGCAGCAGTCGGGTCAAAAAATCCAGATAGTGACAGCACTGGACTCCACTGTGCCCAAACAGCAGTTTATCCTGGCAGCACCTGATGGCTCTTCAGCAGGCAAAGTCCTCCTGGCATCACCTGAGGGTACTAGTGCCAAACAGCTGATCTTTGCCACTGCTGATAGCCTGGTGCCTGGTCGAATTCAG TTTGTTACAGATGCAGTGTCAGTGGAGAGGCTTCTGGGTAAAGGGGCAGACATGAGCCGAGCACAGCCAATAGAATACTGCGTGGTGTGTGGAGATAAAGCCTCAG GGAGGCATTATGGGGCAGTCAGCTGTGAAGGGTGTAAGGGCTTCTTCAAGCGAAGTGTGCGCAAGAGTCTGACATACAGCTGCCGCAGTAACCAGGACTGTGTGGTCAACAAACACCATCGCAACCGCTGCCAGTTCTGTCGTCTCAGGAAGTGCTTGGAGATGGGCATGAAGATGGAGT CTGTACAGAGTGAGAGGAAACCCATTGATCTTCCTAGAGAAAAACCTGCCAACTGTGCAGCATCCACAGAGAAAATCTACATCAGGAAAGACCTGCGAAGTCCCCTCATCGCAACACCGACCTTCATCTCTGAGAAAGACGCCTCACG GTCAAGGCTGTTGGACTCTGGGATGCTTGTCAATATCCAACAACCTTTGATACAAGCTGATGGCACATTACTATTAGCAACAGACAAA GCGGAGTCAGGACAAGGTGATCTGGGAACACTGGCTAATGTGGTTACTTCATTAGCCAACCTGAACGATACGGTTAATAACGGAGAGATGACAGACAGTCAGCTGGAGGAATCACCCAGTGAAATCACACG TGCCTTTGACACGCTAGCTAAAGCTTTGAACCCCAGTGAGGCGGCAGAGGGCCAGCGCTTGTCAGAGGTGGATGGGGTGGGTGGAGCCACAATACAGGTGATCAGCAGGGATCAAATCTCCCCGCTCATAGAAGTCGAGGGTCCTCtgcttacagacacacacatcagctttaaG CTGACGATGCCAAGCCCAATGCCTGAGTATCTGAATGTGCATTATATCTGTGAGTCTGCATCACGCCTGCTCTTCCTCTCCATGCACTGGGCGCGCTCTATTCCAGCATTCCTTGCTCTCGG GCAGGAATGTAACACAGCTCTGGTGCGAGCATGCTGGAATGAGTTGTTTATTCTGGGTCTGGCACAGTGCGCTCAGATCATGAGTCTGTCCACCATCCTCGCTGCCATCGTCAATCATCTGCAGTCCAGTATCCAGGACG TAGACAAGCTATCGAGTGAACGCATTAAACTAGTCATGGAGCACATATGGAAGCTGCAGGAGTTCTGCAACAGCATGGCAAAGCTGCAGACAGACGGATATGAATATGCCTACTTAAAAGCCATGGTCCTGTTCAGTCCAG ATCACCCAGGTTTGAGTAGCTGTAGCCAAATTGAAAAGTTCCAGGAAAAAGCGCAGATGGAGCTCCAGGACTATGTGCAAAAGACTTATCCCGATGATACCTACAG GTTGGCCCGAATCCTGTTGCGTTTACCAGCGTTGCGGTTGATCAGTTCCAGTATAACTGAAGAGCTGTTTTTTACCGGCCTTATTGGAAATGTACCGATTGACAGTATCATCCCGTATATCCTTAAAATGGAGACTGCAGACTACAACAGCCAAATCACAGGCCCCTCTGTGTGA
- the LOC132115318 gene encoding nuclear receptor subfamily 2 group C member 2-like isoform X3, with product MSSSPQRIQIISTDPSVTTPQRIQIVTEQQSGQKIQIVTALDSTVPKQQFILAAPDGSSAGKVLLASPEGTSAKQLIFATADSLVPGRIQFVTDAVSVERLLGKGADMSRAQPIEYCVVCGDKASGRHYGAVSCEGCKGFFKRSVRKSLTYSCRSNQDCVVNKHHRNRCQFCRLRKCLEMGMKMESVQSERKPIDLPREKPANCAASTEKIYIRKDLRSPLIATPTFISEKDASRSRLLDSGMLVNIQQPLIQADGTLLLATDKAESGQGDLGTLANVVTSLANLNDTVNNGEMTDSQLEESPSEITRAFDTLAKALNPSEAAEGQRLSEVDGVGGATIQVISRDQISPLIEVEGPLLTDTHISFKLTMPSPMPEYLNVHYICESASRLLFLSMHWARSIPAFLALGQECNTALVRACWNELFILGLAQCAQIMSLSTILAAIVNHLQSSIQDVDKLSSERIKLVMEHIWKLQEFCNSMAKLQTDGYEYAYLKAMVLFSPDHPGLSSCSQIEKFQEKAQMELQDYVQKTYPDDTYRLARILLRLPALRLISSSITEELFFTGLIGNVPIDSIIPYILKMETADYNSQITGPSV from the exons ATGAGCTCCTCTCCCCAGCGCATTCAGATCATCTCCACTGACCCCTCTGTCACAACCCCTCAGAGAATACAG ATAGTCACTGAGCAGCAGTCGGGTCAAAAAATCCAGATAGTGACAGCACTGGACTCCACTGTGCCCAAACAGCAGTTTATCCTGGCAGCACCTGATGGCTCTTCAGCAGGCAAAGTCCTCCTGGCATCACCTGAGGGTACTAGTGCCAAACAGCTGATCTTTGCCACTGCTGATAGCCTGGTGCCTGGTCGAATTCAG TTTGTTACAGATGCAGTGTCAGTGGAGAGGCTTCTGGGTAAAGGGGCAGACATGAGCCGAGCACAGCCAATAGAATACTGCGTGGTGTGTGGAGATAAAGCCTCAG GGAGGCATTATGGGGCAGTCAGCTGTGAAGGGTGTAAGGGCTTCTTCAAGCGAAGTGTGCGCAAGAGTCTGACATACAGCTGCCGCAGTAACCAGGACTGTGTGGTCAACAAACACCATCGCAACCGCTGCCAGTTCTGTCGTCTCAGGAAGTGCTTGGAGATGGGCATGAAGATGGAGT CTGTACAGAGTGAGAGGAAACCCATTGATCTTCCTAGAGAAAAACCTGCCAACTGTGCAGCATCCACAGAGAAAATCTACATCAGGAAAGACCTGCGAAGTCCCCTCATCGCAACACCGACCTTCATCTCTGAGAAAGACGCCTCACG GTCAAGGCTGTTGGACTCTGGGATGCTTGTCAATATCCAACAACCTTTGATACAAGCTGATGGCACATTACTATTAGCAACAGACAAA GCGGAGTCAGGACAAGGTGATCTGGGAACACTGGCTAATGTGGTTACTTCATTAGCCAACCTGAACGATACGGTTAATAACGGAGAGATGACAGACAGTCAGCTGGAGGAATCACCCAGTGAAATCACACG TGCCTTTGACACGCTAGCTAAAGCTTTGAACCCCAGTGAGGCGGCAGAGGGCCAGCGCTTGTCAGAGGTGGATGGGGTGGGTGGAGCCACAATACAGGTGATCAGCAGGGATCAAATCTCCCCGCTCATAGAAGTCGAGGGTCCTCtgcttacagacacacacatcagctttaaG CTGACGATGCCAAGCCCAATGCCTGAGTATCTGAATGTGCATTATATCTGTGAGTCTGCATCACGCCTGCTCTTCCTCTCCATGCACTGGGCGCGCTCTATTCCAGCATTCCTTGCTCTCGG GCAGGAATGTAACACAGCTCTGGTGCGAGCATGCTGGAATGAGTTGTTTATTCTGGGTCTGGCACAGTGCGCTCAGATCATGAGTCTGTCCACCATCCTCGCTGCCATCGTCAATCATCTGCAGTCCAGTATCCAGGACG TAGACAAGCTATCGAGTGAACGCATTAAACTAGTCATGGAGCACATATGGAAGCTGCAGGAGTTCTGCAACAGCATGGCAAAGCTGCAGACAGACGGATATGAATATGCCTACTTAAAAGCCATGGTCCTGTTCAGTCCAG ATCACCCAGGTTTGAGTAGCTGTAGCCAAATTGAAAAGTTCCAGGAAAAAGCGCAGATGGAGCTCCAGGACTATGTGCAAAAGACTTATCCCGATGATACCTACAG GTTGGCCCGAATCCTGTTGCGTTTACCAGCGTTGCGGTTGATCAGTTCCAGTATAACTGAAGAGCTGTTTTTTACCGGCCTTATTGGAAATGTACCGATTGACAGTATCATCCCGTATATCCTTAAAATGGAGACTGCAGACTACAACAGCCAAATCACAGGCCCCTCTGTGTGA
- the LOC132115318 gene encoding nuclear receptor subfamily 2 group C member 2-like isoform X2 encodes MTTNVEVLAQQILTTEQGLEVHSSASDSSVMSSSPQRIQIISTDPSVTTPQRIQIVTEQQSGQKIQIVTALDSTVPKQQFILAAPDGSSAGKVLLASPEGTSAKQLIFATADSLVPGRIQFVTDAVSVERLLGKGADMSRAQPIEYCVVCGDKASGRHYGAVSCEGCKGFFKRSVRKSLTYSCRSNQDCVVNKHHRNRCQFCRLRKCLEMGMKMESVQSERKPIDLPREKPANCAASTEKIYIRKDLRSPLIATPTFISEKDASRSRLLDSGMLVNIQQPLIQADGTLLLATDKAESGQGDLGTLANVVTSLANLNDTVNNGEMTDSQLEESPSEITRAFDTLAKALNPSEAAEGQRLSEVDGVGGATIQVISRDQISPLIEVEGPLLTDTHISFKLTMPSPMPEYLNVHYICESASRLLFLSMHWARSIPAFLALGQECNTALVRACWNELFILGLAQCAQIMSLSTILAAIVNHLQSSIQDDKLSSERIKLVMEHIWKLQEFCNSMAKLQTDGYEYAYLKAMVLFSPDHPGLSSCSQIEKFQEKAQMELQDYVQKTYPDDTYRLARILLRLPALRLISSSITEELFFTGLIGNVPIDSIIPYILKMETADYNSQITGPSV; translated from the exons ATGACAACTAATGTGgaggtgctggctcagcagataTTGACCACTGAGCAGGGTTTAGAG gTACACTCATCTGCCTCAGACAGCTCAGTGATGAGCTCCTCTCCCCAGCGCATTCAGATCATCTCCACTGACCCCTCTGTCACAACCCCTCAGAGAATACAG ATAGTCACTGAGCAGCAGTCGGGTCAAAAAATCCAGATAGTGACAGCACTGGACTCCACTGTGCCCAAACAGCAGTTTATCCTGGCAGCACCTGATGGCTCTTCAGCAGGCAAAGTCCTCCTGGCATCACCTGAGGGTACTAGTGCCAAACAGCTGATCTTTGCCACTGCTGATAGCCTGGTGCCTGGTCGAATTCAG TTTGTTACAGATGCAGTGTCAGTGGAGAGGCTTCTGGGTAAAGGGGCAGACATGAGCCGAGCACAGCCAATAGAATACTGCGTGGTGTGTGGAGATAAAGCCTCAG GGAGGCATTATGGGGCAGTCAGCTGTGAAGGGTGTAAGGGCTTCTTCAAGCGAAGTGTGCGCAAGAGTCTGACATACAGCTGCCGCAGTAACCAGGACTGTGTGGTCAACAAACACCATCGCAACCGCTGCCAGTTCTGTCGTCTCAGGAAGTGCTTGGAGATGGGCATGAAGATGGAGT CTGTACAGAGTGAGAGGAAACCCATTGATCTTCCTAGAGAAAAACCTGCCAACTGTGCAGCATCCACAGAGAAAATCTACATCAGGAAAGACCTGCGAAGTCCCCTCATCGCAACACCGACCTTCATCTCTGAGAAAGACGCCTCACG GTCAAGGCTGTTGGACTCTGGGATGCTTGTCAATATCCAACAACCTTTGATACAAGCTGATGGCACATTACTATTAGCAACAGACAAA GCGGAGTCAGGACAAGGTGATCTGGGAACACTGGCTAATGTGGTTACTTCATTAGCCAACCTGAACGATACGGTTAATAACGGAGAGATGACAGACAGTCAGCTGGAGGAATCACCCAGTGAAATCACACG TGCCTTTGACACGCTAGCTAAAGCTTTGAACCCCAGTGAGGCGGCAGAGGGCCAGCGCTTGTCAGAGGTGGATGGGGTGGGTGGAGCCACAATACAGGTGATCAGCAGGGATCAAATCTCCCCGCTCATAGAAGTCGAGGGTCCTCtgcttacagacacacacatcagctttaaG CTGACGATGCCAAGCCCAATGCCTGAGTATCTGAATGTGCATTATATCTGTGAGTCTGCATCACGCCTGCTCTTCCTCTCCATGCACTGGGCGCGCTCTATTCCAGCATTCCTTGCTCTCGG GCAGGAATGTAACACAGCTCTGGTGCGAGCATGCTGGAATGAGTTGTTTATTCTGGGTCTGGCACAGTGCGCTCAGATCATGAGTCTGTCCACCATCCTCGCTGCCATCGTCAATCATCTGCAGTCCAGTATCCAGGACG ACAAGCTATCGAGTGAACGCATTAAACTAGTCATGGAGCACATATGGAAGCTGCAGGAGTTCTGCAACAGCATGGCAAAGCTGCAGACAGACGGATATGAATATGCCTACTTAAAAGCCATGGTCCTGTTCAGTCCAG ATCACCCAGGTTTGAGTAGCTGTAGCCAAATTGAAAAGTTCCAGGAAAAAGCGCAGATGGAGCTCCAGGACTATGTGCAAAAGACTTATCCCGATGATACCTACAG GTTGGCCCGAATCCTGTTGCGTTTACCAGCGTTGCGGTTGATCAGTTCCAGTATAACTGAAGAGCTGTTTTTTACCGGCCTTATTGGAAATGTACCGATTGACAGTATCATCCCGTATATCCTTAAAATGGAGACTGCAGACTACAACAGCCAAATCACAGGCCCCTCTGTGTGA